From Nitrospirota bacterium, one genomic window encodes:
- a CDS encoding AAA family ATPase: MKIAVTGKGGVGKTTIAASLSYVFSKEGKKVLAVDADPDANLASAFGLSPSEISEILPIADMADLIEERTGARPGAIGGIFKLNPRVDDIPEEFGKRFNGIMLLITGRSKEAASGCYCPENVLLRRLIKHLITERDEVVIVDMEAGIEHLTRGTASAVDAFIIVVEPGGRSIQTALTIRKMAEELGIKKLYVIANKITSENDMSFIKQNIGDMTLAGRVSFNPEIIKSDMEGTTPFNELLLSEIKEIKKRIESD, translated from the coding sequence ATGAAAATAGCAGTAACAGGTAAAGGTGGTGTCGGTAAAACCACGATAGCCGCCTCATTGAGTTATGTATTCTCGAAAGAGGGCAAAAAGGTGCTCGCAGTCGATGCAGACCCGGATGCAAATCTGGCATCTGCATTCGGACTGAGCCCATCTGAGATATCAGAAATCTTGCCAATAGCAGATATGGCTGACCTTATAGAGGAAAGGACAGGTGCAAGGCCCGGGGCTATAGGTGGAATATTCAAGCTTAACCCTCGTGTCGATGACATACCTGAGGAGTTTGGAAAAAGATTTAATGGCATAATGCTTCTCATAACAGGAAGGTCTAAGGAAGCCGCATCAGGCTGTTACTGCCCGGAAAATGTGCTCCTGAGAAGACTTATAAAGCATCTTATTACAGAAAGAGACGAGGTCGTCATCGTTGACATGGAGGCAGGCATAGAGCATCTCACAAGAGGCACTGCATCTGCCGTGGATGCATTCATTATCGTTGTAGAGCCAGGCGGAAGAAGCATCCAGACTGCACTTACTATCAGAAAGATGGCAGAAGAGCTTGGCATCAAAAAGCTCTATGTCATTGCAAATAAAATCACATCCGAAAACGATATGTCATTCATAAAACAAAATATCGGAGATATGACATTGGCAGGCAGGGTGAGCTTTAACCCTGAAATTATCAAGTCTGATATGGAAGGCACTACACCCTTTAATGAGCTTCTTTTGAGCGAAATAAAAGAGATTAAAAAAAGGATCGAGAGTGATTAA
- the nadA gene encoding quinolinate synthase — MQFEGDFLREEILKLKDHLSAIILSHNYQRDEVQDIADFVGDSLELSRTAASIDCDVIVFCGVNFMAESASILSPKKIVLLPEPEAVCPMADMIRVDSPRRLWKTFPGYEVQPALIFPIEFTLRDIKQKYPGVPVVTYVNTTAEVKAESDICCTSSNVVKVVESLPDERVICIPDRNLSMWAQMNTKKQVISWDGFCHVHDRVTLSDALKAKENHPDALLMAHPECKLEVLRVADHVTSTSGMLRFAKASEHREFIVGTELGLMHRLRKENPEKTFYPLRKDMICPNMKKTTLKSILRALKEMNYVIKVPEHIRVPAEKALLMMLEIK; from the coding sequence ATGCAGTTTGAAGGGGACTTTCTTCGGGAAGAGATTCTGAAGCTAAAAGACCATCTCAGTGCAATAATACTATCTCATAATTATCAAAGGGATGAGGTTCAGGATATTGCCGATTTCGTAGGGGACTCTCTTGAGCTTTCACGGACAGCCGCATCCATAGACTGCGATGTCATAGTGTTTTGCGGGGTAAACTTTATGGCAGAAAGCGCCTCTATACTTTCCCCTAAAAAAATCGTCTTACTGCCTGAGCCCGAAGCAGTCTGCCCCATGGCTGACATGATAAGGGTTGACTCTCCACGAAGGCTCTGGAAAACATTTCCGGGCTATGAGGTCCAGCCAGCACTTATATTTCCGATTGAGTTTACCCTGAGGGATATAAAGCAGAAATACCCGGGTGTGCCTGTTGTTACATATGTCAATACAACTGCAGAGGTAAAGGCAGAAAGCGATATCTGCTGTACCTCATCGAATGTAGTAAAGGTTGTGGAATCACTGCCTGACGAAAGGGTCATATGCATCCCTGACAGAAACCTCTCGATGTGGGCACAAATGAACACTAAAAAACAGGTCATCTCATGGGATGGCTTCTGCCATGTTCATGACAGGGTCACACTTTCCGATGCCCTAAAGGCTAAGGAAAACCACCCTGATGCCCTGCTCATGGCACACCCTGAATGCAAGTTAGAGGTACTCCGTGTAGCAGACCATGTCACAAGCACATCGGGAATGCTTAGGTTCGCAAAGGCATCGGAGCATAGAGAGTTCATTGTTGGAACGGAATTAGGGCTCATGCATAGACTCAGAAAAGAAAACCCGGAGAAGACTTTCTACCCTTTAAGAAAAGATATGATCTGTCCTAATATGAAAAAAACTACATTGAAAAGCATCCTTCGTGCCTTAAAGGAGATGAATTATGTTATAAAGGTTCCCGAACACATAAGGGTCCCTGCCGAAAAAGCACTTTTGATGATGCTTGAGATTAAATAG
- a CDS encoding lytic transglycosylase domain-containing protein, with amino-acid sequence MIVLAIRVIAIVLFVVSTAYADIYSYVDENGVICLTDTPTREAKLMPLQNDETPKLRSYNSVSYQSIIKSVADKYSIDPSLIHAVITTESNYNQGAVSRKGAMGLMQLMPSTASLMGVSNPFRPEENIEGGTKYLRYLLDRFGGDLRLALAAYNAGPEYVQKYGTIPPISETKEYVKKVLLLYNGNEKLNVQSPATKKIRKPTPIYKVILDDGTVIYTNTDFLSKSPEPFRF; translated from the coding sequence TTGATTGTGCTTGCAATAAGGGTTATTGCAATAGTCCTTTTTGTAGTTTCGACTGCTTATGCAGACATCTATAGCTATGTAGATGAAAACGGTGTCATCTGCCTTACCGACACACCCACGCGTGAAGCAAAACTAATGCCCCTGCAAAACGATGAAACCCCAAAGCTAAGGAGCTATAACAGCGTCTCCTATCAGTCCATTATAAAAAGCGTGGCTGACAAATACAGCATCGACCCCTCTCTTATACATGCAGTCATAACTACGGAGTCCAATTATAATCAGGGGGCTGTCTCGAGAAAGGGCGCTATGGGACTTATGCAGTTAATGCCTTCTACTGCCTCCCTGATGGGTGTTAGCAACCCATTTCGTCCTGAAGAAAACATAGAGGGTGGAACAAAGTATCTCAGGTACCTTCTCGATAGATTTGGCGGGGACCTCAGGCTTGCCCTTGCCGCATACAATGCAGGACCAGAATATGTCCAGAAATATGGCACAATCCCGCCTATCAGCGAGACAAAGGAATATGTAAAAAAAGTCCTCCTACTTTACAATGGAAACGAAAAGCTGAATGTTCAGTCCCCTGCCACTAAAAAAATCAGAAAGCCAACACCCATCTACAAGGTCATATTGGATGATGGGACGGTAATCTACACAAATACCGATTTCTTAAGCAAAAGCCCAGAGCCCTTCAGGTTTTAA